A portion of the Anoplopoma fimbria isolate UVic2021 breed Golden Eagle Sablefish unplaced genomic scaffold, Afim_UVic_2022 Un_contig_11189_pilon_pilon, whole genome shotgun sequence genome contains these proteins:
- the LOC129115152 gene encoding interferon-induced GTP-binding protein Mx-like, with the protein MPTPHLRGSAQLRAQVAVKGQPENIGDQIKRLIQKFITKQETISLVVVPSNVDIATTEALKMAQEVDPNGDRTLGILTKPDLVDKGTEESVVEIVRNLVIHLKKGYMIVKCRVQKEITERVSLTEAIEREKAFFNDHVHFQILYDEGRATVPKLAEKLTLELVLHIKRSLPQLEEQIKMKLAQTQAELDKYGSGPPAEAAERLCFLIDRVAAFTKDAISLTTGEEIKFGGRLNMFAILRKEFA; encoded by the exons ATGCCAACACCACATCTGAGAGGGAGTGCTCAGTTAAGGGCTCA GGTGGCTGTAAAGGGACAACCTGAGAACATTGGAGACCAG ATAAAGAGACTGATCCAGAagtttataacaaaacaagaaaccATCAGCTTGGTGGTTGTTCCATCCAACGTGGACATAGCAACCACAGAGGCTTTGAAGATGGCACAGGAGGTGGATCCCAATGGAGACAGGACTTTGG gtatCTTGACCAAGCCTGACCTGGTGGACAAAGGCACGGAAGAGTCCGTGGTGGAAATAGTCCGTAATTTGGTCATCCACCTGAAGAAGGGCTACATGATTGTCAAGTGCAGGGTACAGAAGGAGATCACAGAGAGGGTGTCTCTGACTGAAgcaatagaaagagagaaagcctTCTTCAACGATCATGTACATTTCCA GATTCTCTACGATGAAGGCCGTGCCACTGTTCCTAAACTGGCAGAAAAACTCACCCTTGAGCTGGTGCTTCATATCAAG AGATCTCTGCCTCAACTGGAAGAGCAGATAAAGATGAAACTAGCACAGACTCAGGCAGAGCTGGACAAATATGGCAGTGGACCCCCAGCTGAGGCCGCTGAGAGACTCTGTTTCCTCATTGAT aGAGTGGCGGCGTTTACAAAGGATGCTATCAGTCTCACCACAGGGGAGGAGATCAAATTTGGAGGCAGGCTCAACATGTTTGCCATACTCAGAAAAGAGTTTGCATGA